TTTGATTTTTCAATAATACTCATTCAAATATGAAACTCAACACTTGACGAGATGTTTCAACCTAAGTTTGACTCTTGCAATCATCGATTTTTTGTTACCACAGACTAAGTCGTCTGAAAATGTGATTTCATAGGATTACTCGATAACGCATTGAGGTAATCAAATGAAAGTGTAAGATCTGGAAAAGTTATATGATATGGTATTATTTATTATACTTGGAAAGAATGCAAACTTTGTAACAATAAATTACCTTGTATTTATAagataatttgaatttttttcatttgttgTTCTAAACGACGCACGACTTAAATATTTGACTAACCTTTTAGATGATAGTATAAACTTTATGTTAGTTGAGTAATgatctatttatttaatataattaaataagttgTAGTTTTTTTCCCCAacaacaaaattaataattcaTCCATTAAAACGACACAATCGATatataaactaattttttttctatatacaAGCTTAGTTCATAAATTTTGAATTGTCTATAAAGAAATAATGAAACCTTCAAAACTTTGTgtgtaataaataaaattggaaAACAATAATTTCATATCATAGAGAATTAAATTAAACCAATTGATTTTGACGAAAACTCTCAAATTTTGAATTGAGTCCCAAACCATAAtttgaatgaaaagaaaaaaaaaaatgaataaagaaGATCCCATACCAAATAGTTCTGACCGAACAACGAACCACATTTGAGAACTCCAAAGTTGGCCCACGAGAGCCTGAATGATACCCATTTGGCATTTGGTACCCACCCATCCTCAATTTTCTTAATCTATTCCTTTGCTTTTTGTCCCTTCTCATCTACTTTTTCATATAATCTATTTCTAACCTTCAAACTACATtaaactatattttataaactaTTCACCTTCTtttaataaatcaaaataattttgcaTCAATGGATATGGATagaaatttatttgttttcatCTTATGTTCATAGATATTATAGGTATAtttaaagtttttgttttttgattcATCAAAGTGTTACACATTATTGAGAGGTCGCTTGGCCCAAAGTTTATTACTATTGGATTGGGTtaccataacccaacccttgtTTGGGAGAATGACTATCATAACCCTTATTTTAGGGTTATCATAACACCTCTTTCCTCTCTTTCCTTATTCTTAAAACCTTTTTCAACTTTCCATAACCCTATCTTTTCAACTCTCCTataaaactatatttttaaaCCCTTCCCCAAACAGATCTTATTATAAAACTATCTTTTTAAATCCTTCCTCCAAATACATGTTACAATAAAACTAAGTTTATCATAACACTGACcttccataacccaacccttcctcCAAACGGTCCCCGAAGATTTAGAATCCAATTTAATGTATAATAAATtagttgggttttttttttttatttttaaagtaaGGAGCTATGAgattcaaaccagaagagaacGAAGATATTAAATATAGATATAAATATAGGAACAGtgaatatatatgtatatttgaGGTGAGGCTTACTTTTGGGCCTTTCCCCTTATGGGAGGCAAAGGCTCTCCATTGCTATTATGATCCCTGTTCCAATCCATGTATACATCATTTAACAAATCTAAAAAGTTGCCTTTCAACtttcaatattaatatttacGCCCATcacttttaaaagtttcaaaattgaatcatcaaactgaaaaaaaaaatgtaatcctcaaacttatataatttataCAATTATATGTAAGATTGAAcgttcaattttaaaatttggataAGTATAAGGATTCAATTTTTAATCTTGAAAGTTTAAAGGTATAATTGTAACCGTCACTTTAATTTTATAATCACAACTATCACCCattaaattttattagtatACCAACTTTTAAACTGTTTTCGATAGAtccaacataaaatttaattttatatttattagatTAGTTAATTTACTAAACAAATACAAATCAACAACTTGGTTGACTaaactcatttttctttctttagatCACATTTATGTCTTGGTTTTTCTTAATTAGTGTGTTTTTCACAATCTCTCTATAGTGGATCAATAAcacactaaaatatttatttagttgCTCCTATATTCaatctaaattgaaaaaaaaagtttcaataACTTCTATTAATAATTCGACATTGTATATATGTTACACTTATCAAAATCAACGTAACTCAATTGTTCATGTAACATGTGTTAGTGACCAATAAAAAGATTATTTAAATCCATCATCCTTGTTGTACTAGAAAAATGTTATGACTATGTATTTTACcacataaattaattaatacgAGATAATTgtttaacaacaaaatatttgtgGATTTGACACGGCATGGAACACatattatatagacaaaaaatgataaataaaatgatatatattatGGTTGGGATGTGTTAAATCAAGTAAATTAAAAGTAGGTGAGTGGACTAATTAAAGAATTGCGTGTAGGAAATGGAAATGTGATAGTGAATGAGAAAGGGGGAGGGTAGGGAAAAGGCGTAGTTGGCGCATACATTGGCATTGAGAATTAGAGAGGCGAAGTACTATAAAAACTGCAACAGCCAACTAATGGGTTGGGGTTCCCTTTCCAAAATGATCACAACCACAAACACACTACTTTGGCTGCCCACTGctcaacacacacacacacactctcTCACTCACTTAAATTATATGCCAATTTCCACATGCTTCTTGTTTCCTCTCACCACTGCATTGAAATGACTCTCTATTCAATTTTTGCTTTCTCCTCTCTCAATCATTTCCTCCTTCCTCCATTTTAGCATCCCATTTATGACGCCTTTCGAACGAATTTAAAATGCATTTAAACTAGTTACAAAACCATCTTTCGCATGTTTGAATGTAATTTTTGAAATTCTTAAAATTACTTTTGTATTATCGTGTTTATAATCATTTTAATCAGACGAACACGTGTTGGTTCATCATTTTGTTCTCCCTTCCCTCCTTACTTATCGCTTTGTTGCCAGCTAACCTATTAAACAAATGCTTGATCCTCCCGCTAGTATTTGGAAGTGAGTCTTATTTAATTAATCATTCAAGATCAATTTTTCTTGCTATGAATGGGTAATTGCTTTCGAAACAATAGATTGATTTTACATGATTAAAGGTAAGTTTAAAGTGATTTGGAACATGAGTCATGCAATAGAAATAAATGTTAATTTTTTGAtgtaaaaattataaaaacaaaaaagaattttaGAATGTCTTCTATATCAATAAATAAACCTACATTTAGTGTTAATGTTAATGAAATGTCAACatattgatgattttttttcctcgaaacatataaataaaaatCAAGGACAATGATCTTAGCTTTAAAAGATAGATAGTATTAcctttttagaaaaaattattgagaagacaaatttaatccatttaagaatttataatttttattgtttattgattatttttcatatattgTTTAAGAAATTGAAGACCACATATAATTTGATTTGACACTATATAAGTTGTACTAAAGTGAAACCTCAACTATGTTACAAAACCAAGAGACTTTTCCATGGTATAAAGAATAATTTGACTGGTCATGTCTATGAAGAAATAAAGGTAAATAAATCTCTGAtcttatttttacttttatataacaaaaacaataattttcaataaatcttaaaaaaaaaaaaaaaaaaaaaaacttgtggtattttaatttagtttttatacaGATTTATACTAGTTTTTAACAACAAATCAATTTGTCACGCataaatttaaaactttgaTCATAAAAGattaatttcatatttattaCTAATTTTTTTCCCTATACAAACTACAAATTAATGTTATCGAAcaataacataacatcataatcAAACAGAATAGGAAAGTGCTGCAACTAAATGATTCCAAACACAGTCATAGATGTGTTCAAGGATTTGATATTAACATTGACTTAAACATAAGAAAATTTCATCTATCTAATCCAATATGAACAAAGCTTCATGTCAAAAAGccatttggaaaaaaaatcttACTCTTTTTTGCTTTTGCCAAAACATATTTAAATCGAGTAATTGAACTTTTAGATTCTTCTAAAATTAGGTAGAagttttaaattaatatttaatttttcaaatttgtagTTTTGATAGTGTAGATGTGGATATTACATTCGAGGGACAATGTCATTTTCATAAGTAAAAAAGAGAAACAATTTGATTGAAATGATGGGAGTGAAGAGGAAGCAGAAAGACAAGGAATTGCCACACAATAAATCAGCCCTTATACGCTTCTTCCCTCCTCTAAATCCCTAAAACCAAAAAACTCTCCAATTCTGTGTTTATTGGTAATCATAATGCTTATAATTAAGGAAATACGAAAATTCTTCCATATCTTTCACAATCCACCACTTCCTCGTCCTCCATTTCTCTGCCACTTCCCATGTGCTTTcttttaggaaaaagaaaacgaaaaattaAGTGGAAGCAAAATCAATGGAATACTGGTGGGGATTAGGTGGATGTCGGCGAGGGTGAAGattgtaaaaagaaaataaaaacggTTTTGGTTATGGTTCTGACATAGCCCAATGAGTCAAATTCCGAGGGTTTGACCGCACCCTGCCCCCTGCAGATCGGTCGGTCCCTTGTTTCTTCCCGATCCCGAACCATACACTGGGGAACTGTGCTGCACATGGAGGGCCTCTTCATTTTGCAATTCCCCATTTCTAAACCTAACGTTACACCCAATCTGGGCTTCCATggcccatttttttttttaccaatgcTTCCCTTCTCCTTGGCGCTGGTTGGTTGTTTTTTGATAAATACAACTGCTCCGTGACAACCACATGACACTACCATACATAAATTTGATGTGTATTATTTATTCATACATTGCTTGCCCATTCCTCTCACCATCTTTTAATCCTCAATCATGGAttcataatttcaaaataataataatacctatttattcttttttcttcctgtGACAGTTTGGATTGTCAGTCTCGAATAAGGGCTGCgttttgtgaatttttattattgttgttattatttaatcTATTTATTCCTCCGCTCCTTCTcacattttttgtttgtttattgtCAATATTATCAGTAGATTATCGGGAGttagtttagatttggatttaaAATTTAGACGAGTTGGTAGAATATTTTTGTTATCGTATACTCTTTTTCGCAACTATTATCCCATATTTAGATATGGTTTTAAAACTAACTTTCTATGTTTTCTACCGGTGATGACTAATAACATAAGTTGTGACTTCAATTCGGACTAATTTAGAGTATAAAGTATGAAAAAGAGAAAGCCATCAAACCATAGTGAAGGCATTTATTAAAGTTAAGAAATCATGGTTAACGAATCTTTGAGTTATTATTAAATGTTTGATAACCATTTAAagcatgatttttttttaaaaaaaattctttacaGTGGTTTACTCATTTTTTGGAgtaaaataattgaattattAACTAAAAAATAGAAACTAACTAGCTTCTAAggttaaaaacaaaaatttagagATAGAAGTTGAGGCTCAAATTTCAAAACTAACaaatgaaacaaaaagaaaaggttaTTAAACAAGGTTTAAATTATATACTTTTGACAAGAACACACAAATGATTGAACTAGGTTATATATCGTCACTTGAACTTTCGTAAAAGTAAACTTAAGTAAAACTTTGATATGCAACTATTAGTCCCTGtactttcaaatataattttaacacTAAACTTTAACTCATTACAGTTTAATCATCTCTTGAAAGAACTTAAAAAGTGAATTTTCACCAATATTCCTACGGCATAACTTGTGTTAAGTTGCCTAACAAAACCAAGACTCAATTAGAAGTCATCTGGGCCCAAACTGGAAATAAACATTCCAATATAGCCCGAAATACTAAAACTGGGCCTGTGACTGAGATGATTGAGGCCCAAAACCATTTTGTAGAGCGATTGAAGCCGATTTTCTTGGGCTTTGAAGTTATGGGTTCAAACCCAGTTCCTACAATATAGCGGTACGCAGCCACTCCACGGCACGTGATTGTCACTGTCAACAACAGCGTATCCCTCACGCGTCCAATACCAAAAGCACGTGTTGTAATAACTCTAAAACCATATGCCACGTTGTCCATCCCCACGCGGCGCCAACCTTCATCCAACGGTGACACTCCAATCCACGTCATCATCTACACGCAACCACAGCTTCGCGGAATATTCTTTACCACACGAATTGAATAATTCCTATATTCGTTATTAGCAGGGCAGGAAGGAGACCCCTTTCGGCTTTTGGCACCGTTGAGCGTTTTAAAGGTCGTGAACCTAATAGGTTAtatctttttatattttctatttctataaaATCCCTAATTTGTTCTTCTTTCGAACTTTCCTTTCCTTCATTCTTCCCCTATATTCCAGAATTTTGATGGCGATATTTTCCTTCAATTCATCCAAGTCTTGCTCGATTCTCGTTTCAATTCCTTTAGATTTCGTTCATCTTTTTTCTACGAAGCTTTTTCGTTCTCAGATTTTTACGAACCCTTGTAGTTCTAATTGACGTCTATTCGAGGGAGGAGCCACCGTGATCTCTTCTAATGGGAAGACGTgagtttttctttattttctactttttgtAGTTTGATGGATAATCGATggtgttattttcttttttctttttttcttttctatgagCTGAATTTTTACGGTGCTTCTATGGTTTGTTCCTTTTCATCATCTATATATGGTTTGACTTTTCGTCCTGGAGTGTTTCTGTTTGTTTGGCGGTGTTGATTGTTATTCTGGAATATTGTGTATCATCGGATTTTTATGTGATTAGCCCGACGAAGTTTTGATGTTTCattttggagaaatttgattGCAAGGGTTTGGGATTGATGTTGTCCCGTCTTGACAGGTAAAACTCAGCGAAAAAATTCTCCAACGGTGGATAGTGATGATGATAGTAGTGTGAGTTCTTCATCGACTATGCGGTCCGATCGAATGTCTGTTGTAGGGATTGAAGATTTTCATTTTGACAAAGATACTTTACTTGACCAAGCTCTTGATGCTTTATACGAGAAGAGGTATTCTTGCAGTTCCTTATCGATTTTTCATACTAATTGTTTTTAACTTCGGGAATGAAAATTAATGCAACTTGTCTTGTCGTTAGTAGCCACAGCTGTTGTTGTTGTCCCATTGTAGTTTATAACTTTCTTATGCAGTTCATAAATTTGGAATAAAGTGTGTTCGACTTCTGCAATGTAGGGGTTCCACGAGAGAGAAAGCGCTTGCATCGATTATTGAAAATCTTGGCAACAATTTGCAACATCAGTTCGTGGAAAAGAAGTATGGGCTCCAGCTCTTTCAATCTGTTTTTCTTGTTTATTGCTTGGCATGGTCTCCTAAGAGTTGAATGATCGCAGTGTTGCTTTCATTCACTTTCTTGGTTCAAAGTAATTAGTTTTGCCAATTGAGTATAACGTAGTCTTGCTGCTAAAATAAAAGAACTGCTCAAAGTGGGGGAAGGATAAAAATGAGAGATTTGAGAGATTTTGTATTGAGAAGAAACCGTTTTCACCTTTGTACTCAAATTAGAATACTTTTCAGGGAAACCAACTAATAAAATTACCGCGTGTTCACCTATTTCATTGCCACAAACATTATAGTATAGACAATTGCATTGTGATTGTGATATTGAATTTTGACAGTCTTCAAATTAAATTTCTCGTGTACCTATAATTTAGACACTAATTTATCATTTTACCATTTCATTCTTTTGTTAagtttgattaaattaaatatttagcTAAATGTAAGAAAATGAAACTAAATTCCCCTCTTTTTTTGTTAAGCATTTTTTCATGCAATCATCCGGCTAATAGGGATGTATGTTAGGTCCTATTgaggaaaatgaaaaggaatAAAGCATATGCATGTTGATTGATTGCATTTCTTCTTCCTTTGGCCAGATTTGCTACTCTGCTTCATCAGTGTCTGAATTGTATCAAAAAGGGTTCCAGCAAGGAAATATCCTTGGCTTGTCATGCTATTGGTAGGTATTTGATAACATTAGCTTTACCAACTACTGTGTATCCATATGCAAATTAATTATATGATCATCTATGCTTCGTAGGATTATTGGCTTTAACTGTGGGCGAGGGAGACAATGCACGGGAAATATTGTCAGAATCAATTCCCTCAATTTCTCAAGCTCTCAAATCTGGCTCGGAGTCCTCAAAGATATCGGTATTTGTCTATTTgatatttaaattcaaaacaACTTGACGTTATTCATTTGGCTGATTTGCATGGGATGATTAATTTTCTACAGCTGCTCGAATGCTTGGCAATTATCACTTTTGTTGGTGGAAATGACGTGGAAGAAATTGAACGGTCATTACAGCTCATGTGGCAAGTAGTCATTCCCAAGCTAGGACAAAATGTATTCCCTTATGTCTTTTCTTTGGTATCATTTTGTCTTCCCCCCTTTTGAAATCAATATGTGGATGTCTATTTTTACTGTTGTTGGTTTGTTGTCTGCTCTTCAAATTTTATAGGTAGTTGCGGTCAGGCAATCAGCAGCTATGATAACAGCTATGGTTTCTGCATGGTCCTTTGTCCTTACAACTATGGACCGGTTGAAACTTAATTCCAAAGATTGGCAAGAGTTAGTAAATTTTGTTGTGCACCTTCCTCTTTTCTGTTAGTTACTATTTAGTTCTTTTTATATCCATTATTTTTGGTAAGAAACCTTATCTTCTGCTATTGATTTGAATGTGATTGTTAATGGGTCGATGTCATAATTTGCATGTCTAGGCTTGATCTATGAAGTAACACCATCACTTGGTAGATTGTGTTAATATGGTAGTAAAGAAATGTTCACAGTTTTATGAAaatttggtaaataaatatgTAAAGAAATGTTTACCTTGTATGACAATGTactatgtttttgtttttctatctCATAATATTATGTGATCAAGGATTAAAAATAGGGAAATTGCATCAGATGACAaacatttagaaaaaaaaaatatacttcaTACTTCTGTATGTTAATATATCCCTTGATCTATCCATGAATTGAATGGTTTGACATTGATATTGAGGATAATCAATATTGTAGTTATTTTTTACAAGTACATGTAAATCATAAAAAGGAAAATCATGTATTAGTCtcaatttgaatatataatatatCTGATATGATCAATTTGAAGATATGTAGTATAACTTAATTGGGAAGTAAAAACAACACAACTGTTAATTAAATGATTTTAGGATCTTTtctaattataaatatatttgttgaTACCGATATGTCCTTGTAATTGAAATGTATTTGAGATTGACATCAATATTTTAGTCCTTGAATATGATTTTGGAGAATCCGTACCCGCATAGTATAGTTTTGAATTTTCCTTCTGTGAAGAAGCAGAGACATTAATTTTGACAATATATGAATGTAAAATTGTTGATTAAAGGAATTATTATACTGCTATACAGATCAATATCATTTTTATCAAGTCTCTTGGACAAGGACGACCGTGCTGTA
This region of Cucumis melo cultivar AY chromosome 7, USDA_Cmelo_AY_1.0, whole genome shotgun sequence genomic DNA includes:
- the LOC103493601 gene encoding uncharacterized protein LOC103493601 isoform X2, whose translation is MGRRKTQRKNSPTVDSDDDSSVSSSSTMRSDRMSVVGIEDFHFDKDTLLDQALDALYEKRGSTREKALASIIENLGNNLQHQFVEKKFATLLHQCLNCIKKGSSKEISLACHAIGLLALTVGEGDNAREILSESIPSISQALKSGSESSKISLLECLAIITFVGGNDVEEIERSLQLMWQVVIPKLGQNVVAVRQSAAMITAMVSAWSFVLTTMDRLKLNSKDWQESISFLSSLLDKDDRAVRIAAGEALALIFEIGVLEKLSAETKGSTDGSTLEGSKPREWFIHIQGLKGKIINQVKNLSMEAGGKGSAKKDLNSQRNTFRDILEFFEDGYCPETSMKIGGDLLQTSTWTQLIQLNFVKHFLGGGFVKHMQENEFLHDVFGFTPKKKFPLDSEHRISTAEKVKDVQVTKFNRQ
- the LOC103493601 gene encoding uncharacterized protein LOC103493601 isoform X1; translated protein: MGRRKTQRKNSPTVDSDDDSSVSSSSTMRSDRMSVVGIEDFHFDKDTLLDQALDALYEKRGSTREKALASIIENLGNNLQHQFVEKKFATLLHQCLNCIKKGSSKEISLACHAIGLLALTVGEGDNAREILSESIPSISQALKSGSESSKISLLECLAIITFVGGNDVEEIERSLQLMWQVVIPKLGQNVVAVRQSAAMITAMVSAWSFVLTTMDRLKLNSKDWQESISFLSSLLDKDDRAVRIAAGEALALIFEIGVLEKLSAETKGSTDGSTLEGSKPREWFIHIQGLKGKIINQVKNLSMEAGGKGSAKKDLNSQRNTFRDILEFFEDGYCPETSMKIGGDLLQTSTWTQLIQLNFVKHFLGGGFVKHMQENEFLHDVFGFTPKKKFPLDSEHRISTAEKRMFKSPNSIVNKARTQHLNKQRMLVEGRNIGHYAVNVGE
- the LOC103493601 gene encoding uncharacterized protein LOC103493601 isoform X3, with the translated sequence MLYTRRVHKFGIKCVRLLQCRGSTREKALASIIENLGNNLQHQFVEKKFATLLHQCLNCIKKGSSKEISLACHAIGLLALTVGEGDNAREILSESIPSISQALKSGSESSKISLLECLAIITFVGGNDVEEIERSLQLMWQVVIPKLGQNVVAVRQSAAMITAMVSAWSFVLTTMDRLKLNSKDWQESISFLSSLLDKDDRAVRIAAGEALALIFEIGVLEKLSAETKGSTDGSTLEGSKPREWFIHIQGLKGKIINQVKNLSMEAGGKGSAKKDLNSQRNTFRDILEFFEDGYCPETSMKIGGDLLQTSTWTQLIQLNFVKHFLGGGFVKHMQENEFLHDVFGFTPKKKFPLDSEHRISTAEKRMFKSPNSIVNKARTQHLNKQRMLVEGRNIGHYAVNVGE